From a single Lolium rigidum isolate FL_2022 chromosome 7, APGP_CSIRO_Lrig_0.1, whole genome shotgun sequence genomic region:
- the LOC124674773 gene encoding glutamate decarboxylase 2-like, with protein sequence MVLTHVQSDEAAASAAVFASRYVQEPVPSYELGEKSISKDAAYQIIHDELLLDGSPRLNLASFVTTWMEPECDRLILEGMNKNYADMDEYPVTTELQNRCVNIIARLFNAPLGTGETAVGVGTVGSSEAIMLAGLAFKRRWQNRRKTEGKPYDKPNIVTGANVQVCWEKFARYFEVELKEVKLSQGCYVMDPDKAVELVDENTICVAAILGSTLTGEFEDVKRLNDLLAAKNKRTRWDTPIHVDAASGGFIAPFLYPELEWDFRLPLVKSINVSGHKYGLVYPGIGWVVWRNKEDLPDELIFHINYLGADQPTFTLNFSKGSSQIIAQYYQFLRLGFEGYKNVMENCMESARTLREGLQRMGRFDIISKDDGVPLVAFMFRGGARDGSLAFKLSANLRRFGWIVPAYTMPANLEHMTVLRVVVREDFGRPLAERFLSHVRMALTELDLAGKGPVPKMRLTIELGPARTADEEASVRVVKREAVSGHRSVSLVTGKTKGVC encoded by the exons ATGGTTCTGACGCATGTTCAGAGCGacgaggcggcggcgtcggccgCCGTCTTCGCGTCGAGGTACGTGCAGGAGCCTGTCCCGAGCTACGAGCTCGGGGAGAAGTCCATCTCCAAGGACGCGGCGTACCAGATCATCCACGACGAGCTGCTGCTGGACGGCAGCCCGCGGCTGAACCTGGCGTCCTTCGTCACCACGTGGATGGAGCCCGAGTGCGACCGGCTCATCCTCGAGGGCATGAACAAGAACTACGCCGACATGGACGAGTACCCCGTCACCACCGAGCTCCAG AACCGGTGCGTGAACATCATAGCACGCCTGTTCAACGCGCCGCTGGGCACCGGCGAGACGGCAGTGGGTGTTGGGACGGTCGGGTCCTCGGAGGCGATAATGCTCGCCGGGCTGGCATTCAAGCGGCGTTGGCAGAACCGGCGGAAGACGGAGGGGAAGCCCTACGACAAGCCCAACATCGTCACGGGAGCCAATGTTCAG GtgtgctgggagaagttcgcgcggtaCTTCGAGGTGGAGCTCAAGGAGGTGAAGCTGAGCCAAGGGTGCTACGTGATGGACCCCGACAAGGCCGTGGAGTTGGTCGACGAGAACACCATCTGTGTCGCCGCcatcctcggctccaccctcACCGGCGAGTTCGAGGACGTCAAGCGCCTCAACGACCTCCTCGCCGCCAAGAACAAGCGAACCAG GTGGGACACCCCGATCCACGTGGACGCGGCGAGCGGCGGGTTCATCGCGCCGTTCCTGTACCCGGAGCTGGAGTGGGACTTCCGGCTGCCGCTGGTGAAGAGCATCAACGTCAGCGGACACAAGTACGGCCTCGTCTATCCCGGCATTGGCTGGGTGGTATGGCGCAACAAGGAGGACCTGCCCGACGAGCTCATCTTCCACATCAACTACCTCGGCGCCGACCAGCCAACTTTCACCCTCAACTTCTCCAAAG GGTCCAGTCAAATCATCGCCCAATATTACCAATTCCTTCGATTAGGTTTCGAG GGGTACAAGAATGTGATGGAGAACTGCATGGAGAGCGCCAGGACGCTGCGGGAAGGACTCCAACGCATGGGCCGTTTCGACATCATCTCCAAGGACGATGGTGTGCCGCTGGTGGCGTTCATGTTCAGGGGCGGCGCCAGGGATGGCTCGCTGGCGTTCAAGCTGTCGGCGAACCTGCGCCGGTTCGGGTGGATCGTGCCGGCGTACACGATGCCGGCGAACCTGGAGCACATGACGGTGCTCCGTGTCGTCGTCCGGGAGGACTTCGGCCGGCCGCTCGCCGAGAGGTTCCTGTCGCACGTGCGCATGGCGCTCACCGAGCTCGACCTGGCGGGCAAGGGGCCCGTGCCCAAGATGAGGCTCACCATCGAGCTGGGACCCGCCAGGACCGCCGACGAGGAGGCCTCCGTCAGGGTCGTCAAGAGGGAGGCTGTGTCCGGGCACAGGAGCGTGTCGCTTGTGACCGGGAAGACGAAGGGTGTGTGCTAG